AAATGCAGATGCTAGTATAACAGTTGATCTTGATCTAATATCAAATGCAAGCGAGTACAATATGCATCTAGTCAAAGTTGCCATGTTTTAATCATTACCAAATCAAGTTCTGTTGCGTTGAGACCTATGACCGTGAAATCACGATCTTTTCTGAATTGAAAATTTTACCGTTTTTATAGAATTTTGCTTGTTTATTCGTATGTGTGCAAACTAGCATTTTGTATCAAAGTTTGCCATTTGTTTAACCCATGAGTAAGAATTGGATATCAGTACTCGAGAAGAAAAATTGAATATATGTGAATATCAAACACAAGTAAAGTTACGTCCCTACATATAATTATTAAAAAAGTTCTAGATTTACGCACAAAATTAGAGTAGGCGACNTGCATATTACAATTATTTGGCATCAAACACTAGAAAAAATTATCGCACACAAGAGTATGAGGTTTATCTCACACAGAATTATATATACACAAAAACCACATCTGAGAAATGACTGCAGAATCAAAGATTGTAAGCTCTGACCGCCGTTATTTGGACAAGCATGATAACCTATTGAATACTAGGACAGAGCTTGCCGTGGCACAAATGTTGGAATTTCTAGGTCACAAATATGAATATGGTCATAAAGAAAATATTGATGGGACAGAGTTTATCGTTGATTTTAAAACAGAAAAGGGATTAATCGAAGTAATAGATGGTAATGCAGACATTGAAAAATACAAAAAGATCAAAGAGACATGCCCTGGAGTAAAAATTATGGGAATTGGACATCCAAAATATGCCTCACAGCTAAAAGAGCTAGATGATGTTGTGTTTTACGATCAAAAACACCAACAGACAGGTTCAATATTCTTGGAAGATCAGTCTTTTACATTTGATTATTCGCACATACTTCCACTAGTGGAAAAATGCTCTATACTGCATGGACATACATCAGCGGTAATGGTAGAGCTTGCAGGAGAGATGAAAAATAATCTATTACTAGATTTTGACGAAGCAAAACGCATCATAAAGGATGTAATGCATGTATTTGATCATAAATTCTTTATAAATAAAAAATATGTACAAAATGAGACAGATGATATGTATGAAATAAAATTTGATGGTCCAAAAGGATCATTTGATCTAAAGATACCAAAACATAATACATATATTCTAAATGGCGAGGCCACTGTAGAAAACCTCTCTACTGAAATAATACACATGCTAAGTCCAAAATTACCTCCAAATGTAGATGCAGTTGGCGTATACATTTATGAAGGATATAACAAAGGTTCTCATATAATATCCAGCCTCATGCGTGCCTAGATTTGTCTGAAAATAATCCTACCACAGAACATCCATCTCCAAAGATCAAAGCAAAGGTATGGGATCCTGCAATAGAGGTAGAGATTTTAAAAGAATGGGAAGAATCCCATGTATATGATTTTGAACCAAAGTCTGAAAATTATACTATAGACACACCTCCACCATATCCGTCAGGTAGACCTTGGCACATTGGTGCAGCTGCACACTATGCTCAGATCGACATGATTGCTAGAACTGCTAGAATGGCTGGAAAAAATGTCTATTTTCCAATAGGAATAGACCGTAACGGACTTCCAGTAGAGATGTACACTGAAAAAAAACACAATATACGTATGCGCGAGACAGATAGGGGAGAGTTTTTGGAGTTGTGTCGTGCATCACTTGACGATTTAGAGAGTGAGATGATACAAATCATGAAAAGTCTTGGATTGAGTGGAGATATCAAAGGTCACTATAGAACTGATTCTAAAGAATACAGGATATTAACTCAATCAACGTTCATCAAACTTTGGGAGAGAAAACTTGTATACTTGGCCAATAGGCCAAACAATTATGACTGGATCTCTGGTACCACAATAGCCGATGCAGAGATAACATACGAGGATCTACCAACAAATTTGGTATCGATGAAATTTCAAATAGAA
This genomic interval from Cenarchaeum symbiont of Oopsacas minuta contains the following:
- a CDS encoding 6-pyruvoyltetrahydropterin synthase, producing MTAESKIVSSDRRYLDKHDNLLNTRTELAVAQMLEFLGHKYEYGHKENIDGTEFIVDFKTEKGLIEVIDGNADIEKYKKIKETCPGVKIMGIGHPKYASQLKELDDVVFYDQKHQQTGSIFLEDQSFTFDYSHILPLVEKCSILHGHTSAVMVELAGEMKNNLLLDFDEAKRIIKDVMHVFDHKFFINKKYVQNETDDMYEIKFDGPKGSFDLKIPKHNTYILNGEATVENLSTEIIHMLSPKLPPNVDAVGVYIYEGYNKGSHIISSLMRA